A genome region from Bemisia tabaci chromosome 3, PGI_BMITA_v3 includes the following:
- the LOC109030970 gene encoding uncharacterized protein — MFFSLSLIECLQTDFSVSQTCGATGRSYKYGEGRVLCQNFAKSLLTKVGLKPGEVVGILMPNIPEYVIAIHGALEAGLTVTVVNPLYTVGEIKRQFENAEVSCVITIEQFVPLAQGAVEGLKGYKGHIVVGGDSAPEKKVFGLKELIMEGFSLDTPLPKVSADDIALLPYSSGTTGMPKGVKLTHKNCAVNLEQCKHPDFVNHTPTSETEQERVLSVLPFFHTYGFNGILNTALMYGMHMITIPKFTPEAYIECVLKYKPTILFVVPSLLLFLASHPAVTAETLSSIKEVTSGAAPGPKSLIDKFKYKLGRDNVSIRQGYGMSETSPCTTLTPWNLPASKLGSVGQLVKGTQARIVSLTTKEDLDAHQSGELYVRGPQVMAGYLKNDEATKETIDEEGWLHTGDVAYYDEDHYFFIVDRTKELIKVKGNQVSPTELESIIMQIQGVADAAVVGIPDILSGEIPRAFVVRRPGSTVTEEDIIQHVEPKVAAYKKLAGGVRFLDMIPRNPAGKVLRNELKVFGNKEKA; from the exons ATGTTCTTCAGCCTCAGTCTTATAGAGTGTTTACAAACTGATTTTTCTGTTTCTCAGACTTGCGGCGCAACCGGACGCTCCTACAAATATGGCGAAGGACGCGTGCTGTGCCAAAACTTTGCCAAGTCGCTACTAACAAAGGTGGGTCTGAAGCCAGGTGAAGTTGTTGGTATCCTCATGCCCAATATCCCTGAGTATGTCATCGCCATCCACGGAGCCTTGGAAGCAGGACTTACAGTTACCGTTGTCAACCCTCTCTACACTGTCG GTGAAATAAAGCGGCAGTTCGAAAATGCCGAAGTTTCTTGTGTCATCACCATCGAACAGTTTGTGCCTTTGGCTCAAGGGGCAGTGGAAGGACTTAAAGGGTACAAAGGACACATTGTTGTTGGCGGTGACTCCGCTCCGGAAAAGAAAGTCTTTGGCCTTAAAGAGCTCATAATGGAAGGATTTTCACTCGACACACCACTGCCAAAAGTTTCCGCTGATGATATAGCCCTTTTGCCGTACTCAAGTGGGACAACTGGAATGCCCAAGGGAGTCAAATTAACCCACAAAAATTGCGCAGTCAACTTAGAACAGTGCAAGCACCCTGATTTTGTCAACCACACACCAACATCAG AAACGGAGCAAGAAAGAGTGTTGAGTGTCCTGCCTTTCTTTCACACGTACGGGTTTAATGGTATTTTGAACACAGCACTCATGTATGGTATGCACATGATAACCATTCCAAAATTTACGCCTGAAGCATATATTGAATGTGTCCTCAAGTATAAG CCAACCATTCTTTTTGTAGTGCCGTCCTTACTCTTATTCTTAGCTTCACATCCTGCTGTCACGGCAGAAACTTTATCATCAATCAAAGAAGTAACTAGTGGTGCTGCTCCAGGACCAAAAAGTTTAATAGATAAATTCAAGTACAAATTAGGAAGAGATAATGTTAGTATTAGACAAG GTTATGGAATGTCTGAAACCTCTCCTTGCACAACCTTAACACCTTGGAATTTACCCGCCAGTAAATTGGGTTCCGTAGGTCAATTAGTCAAAGGAACACAAGCTAGAATTGTTAGTTTAACAACAAAGGAAGATTTAGATGCTCATCAGTCAGGAGAGCTGTACGTCAGAGGACCTCAG GTTATGGCTGGATACCTGAAGAATGATGAGGCCACGAAAGAAACGATCGATGAAGAGGGATGGCTGCACACGGGTGATGTTGCTTACTACGATGAAGATCACTACTTTTTCATCGTTGACAGGACAAAGGAACTCATCAAAGTCAAAGGAAATCAG GTCTCACCTACGGAGCTTGAAAGTATTATCATGCAAATCCAAGGAGTCGCGGACGCAGCTGTTGTAGGAATCCCTGACATATTATCTGGTGAAATTCCACGGGCTTTTGTTGTTCGTCGGCCGGGTTCTACTGTCACCGAGGAAGACATAATCCAACATGTCGAGCCCAAAGTTGCAGCCTACAAGAAACTTGCCGGAGGCGTTAGATTTTTAGATATGATCCCACGCAACCCTGCAGGAAAAGTCCTTAGAAATGAGCTGAAAGTTTTCGGCAACAAGGAAAAAGCATAA
- the LOC109030969 gene encoding uncharacterized protein, with protein MCVEPDPAMTEALSEMTEPMASMSETLSAMTEPLSNMTDQHHIMSMSEPVPTEAIPTPTESVPSVPEPVITEPMAVESSIEMTPIDTNEMVPEPIKSEPVTVEASIIKEATEVSETTPEHCNGTIIDPSMPDSNTANNESGVADEMSLLSEDSMSSNQLSTVAGEVTSSLNVLVTEESSSNLIGDNSIPQVTECDSIKNESEMLIESSSDAQVATPDVQSGSEAQAMVSEAVPETSTVLPEIPATSTSSSDSVPNKDDVSTTSAESADEENQPTITLPEDESSNEAPTATTSEPKESASSSNPADDILVTLLADNESLGSTDEVIGLTPVVTEPQDTPTEQATTSTSASVIEELEAAS; from the exons ATGTGTGTTGAGCCCGACCCTGCTATGACGGAGGCTCTTTCGGAAATGACTGAGCCTATGGCGTCGATGTCAGAGACTTTGTCAGCAATGACAGAGCCTTTGTCCAACATGACTGACCAACATCACATAATGTCAATGAGTGAGCCTGTACCAACTGAAGCTATTCCAACCCCAACAGAGTCCGTGCCTTCCGTTCCTGAACCAGTAATTACAGAACCAATGGCTGTTGAATCATCAATAGAGATGACTCCAATTGATACTAACGAAATGGTTCCTGAGCCAATCAAGAGTGAACCTGTAACGGTTGAAGCCTCAATCATCAAAGAAGCAACCGAGGTCTCAGAGACTACCCCAGAACATTGTAATGGCACCATAATTGACCCTTCCATGCCTGACAGTAACACAGCTAATAATGAAAGTGGTGTTGCAGACGAAATGAGCCTTCTGTCAGAAGATTCAATGTCTAGTAATCAATTATCAACTGTCGCTGGAGAAGTCACATCATCCCTAAACGTACTTGTTACTGAAGAGAGTTCCTCTAATTTAATTGGTGATAACTCAATACCTCAAGTAACGGAATGTGACAGCATTAAAAATGAGTCGGAAATGTTGATTGAAAGTTCATCAGATGCTCAAGTTGCGACACCTGATGTTCAAAGTGGCAGTGAAGCGCAAGCAATGGTCAGTGAAGCAGTGCCAGAGACAAGCACAGTGTTACCTGAGATCCCTGCCACCAGCACTTCCTCATCAGACAGTGTTCCGAACAAAGATGATGTTTCGACAACATCTGCCGAATCAGCAGATGAAGAAAATCAGCCAACCATTACACTACCAGAAGACGAGTCCTCAAACGAAGCCCCTACTGCCACAACCAGTGAGCCTAAAGAAAGTGCAAGTTCCTCAAATCCAGCAGATGACATCCTGGTCACACTTTTAGCAGACAATGAAAGTCTTGGCTCAACAGATGAAGTAATAGGTCTAACTCCTGTCGTCACGGAGCCACAAGATACACCTACCGAGCAAGCAACCACATCCACATCTGCATCAGTCATTGAAGA ATTGGAAGCTGCCTCATGA
- the LOC140224192 gene encoding serine/threonine-protein phosphatase 4 regulatory subunit 2-like, with the protein MMENPEEILQALEMFARLKPQGIPAELEEYLRFVAKTGDPVYQWSLVKPLYVQKLNNVISEFFDSQPMAPEIPPSPNVEPWNYERMKTMLLERLETFMGAPFTIQRISELLVSPRSEYNRIDKYMRAVEKNVLVVSTRDSLSRSQLDSVKNQEAVNGIPENNGTADDMGRNMLNSELGLQNSAPPPSDELLDIKADELEMDSLLIENIPDDKIQWVKADNITNAINSAASIAAEMTSQNSEDMSTDIDLVSTESNSNC; encoded by the coding sequence ATGATGGAAAACCCGGAGGAAATTCTCCAAGCATTGGAAATGTTCGCTAGATTGAAACCTCAAGGAATCCCGGCTGAACTTGAAGAATATTTACGCTTTGTTGCTAAGACAGGTGACCCGGTTTATCAGTGGTCCCTTGTTAAACCGCTTTACGTACAGAAACTCAACAATGTGataagtgaattttttgattCACAACCTATGGCTCCAGAAATCCCACCTAGTCCTAACGTAGAGCCCTGGAACTACGAGAGGATGAAAACAATGTTACTAGAACGACTAGAGACTTTTATGGGTGCGCCTTTTACAATACAAAGAATCAGCGAGCTACTAGTATCACCCCGGAGTGAATACAACCGTATTGACAAGTACATGCGTGCGGTTGAGAAGAACGTTTTGGTTGTGAGCACACGTGATTCACTTTCTCGATCTCAGTTGGACAGTGTCAAAAACCAAGAGGCTGTCAATGGAATTCCTGAAAACAATGGCACTGCTGACGATATgggcagaaatatgctcaactCGGAACTCGGCCTACAAAATTCTGCACCTCCGCCATCAGATGAATTGCTTGACATTAAAGCAGACGAACTTGAAATGGATAGTTTGTTGATCGAAAATATTCCTGATGATAAAATTCAGTGGGTTAAAGCAGATAACATCACAAATGCTATTAACTCAGCTGCTTCCATAGCTGCTGAAATGACCTCTCAGAACTCAGAAGATATGTCAACTGATATAGATCTGGTCTCTACGGAAAGTAATTCCAATTGCTGA